From one Enterococcus sp. DIV2402 genomic stretch:
- a CDS encoding 3-keto-L-gulonate-6-phosphate decarboxylase UlaD: MSLPNLQIACDHSDLPTALADITKVGDVVDIIEAGTILMLQVGEYAVKCFRALYPDKKIVADTKCADAGGTVAKNCSEAGANWMTCICSATIPTMIAAAKEIEEIQVELYGDWTYENAQQWLDAGITQAIYHQSRDALFAGETWGEKDLKRVKKLIDMGMKVSVTGGLSVETLKLFEGIDVHTFITGRGITAASDPKKAALDFKAEIKRIWG; this comes from the coding sequence ATGAGTTTACCTAATTTACAAATTGCCTGCGATCATTCAGATTTACCTACTGCACTAGCAGATATAACAAAAGTAGGTGATGTAGTTGATATTATTGAAGCTGGAACAATATTGATGCTTCAAGTTGGAGAGTATGCAGTTAAATGTTTTCGTGCATTATATCCAGATAAAAAAATTGTTGCTGATACAAAATGTGCAGATGCGGGTGGAACAGTTGCTAAAAATTGTTCTGAAGCCGGTGCTAACTGGATGACGTGTATCTGTTCAGCAACGATTCCTACGATGATTGCAGCAGCTAAGGAAATCGAAGAAATTCAAGTCGAATTATACGGAGATTGGACTTATGAAAATGCACAACAGTGGTTGGATGCGGGAATTACACAAGCCATTTATCATCAAAGTCGTGATGCATTATTTGCAGGTGAAACGTGGGGAGAAAAAGATTTAAAACGTGTAAAAAAACTAATCGATATGGGGATGAAGGTATCCGTTACAGGTGGTTTGAGTGTAGAAACACTGAAGCTCTTTGAAGGAATTGATGTGCATACGTTTATTACTGGACGTGGAATTACTGCAGCTTCAGATCCAAAAAAAGCTGCTTTAGATTTCAAAGCAGAGATTAAACGAATTTGGGGGTAA
- a CDS encoding PTS sugar transporter subunit IIB — MRVLVSCANGSGTSLMMMRSVEKALKAEGFRITNIHHCAISEGKSTAKSYDVVFTPMNFVSMFDSAKEKGVTVIGVKNVMSPKEITERVNESDLKERFLK, encoded by the coding sequence ATGCGAGTATTAGTATCATGTGCAAATGGTTCAGGAACAAGTTTAATGATGATGAGAAGTGTGGAGAAAGCGTTGAAAGCAGAGGGATTTCGTATTACGAATATCCATCACTGTGCTATTTCTGAAGGTAAGAGTACTGCTAAAAGTTATGATGTTGTTTTCACACCAATGAATTTTGTGAGTATGTTTGATTCTGCTAAAGAAAAAGGTGTAACTGTTATTGGTGTTAAAAATGTCATGTCACCAAAAGAGATTACAGAACGTGTGAATGAAAGTGACTTGAAAGAAAGATTTCTTAAATAA
- a CDS encoding PTS ascorbate transporter subunit IIC: protein MDALLNFLLGIWDYFAQNILTKPAFLIGFIVLLGYILLKKPLYESVAGFLKATVGYLILSVGSGGLVNNFRPILVGLKERFNLDAMVTDPYFGQNAVTAGIEETFGRTFGDTMLLLLIAFVFNILLVRFKKYTKLRAVFTTGNVQVQQAATAFWLLLFCFPELGRIEVLLVMGLILGCYWAVGSNLTVGICQDLTEGAGFAIAHQQMFGLYFFARLSERFKKNKSNRKLEDVELPGFLSIFNENMVATSVLMIFFFGIILLTLGQNYLIDAGFMVEGQSFLFYILETSLMFAVYLAILQLGVRTFVSELTESFQGISNTILPGAVPGIDIAATFGFGSPNAVTIGFLFGALGQFITILLLILIKSPTVVIAGFIPLFFDNAAIAVFANNRGGIKAAIIFPFISGIIQIAGSALIATWVGLAPYGGYLGMLDWATVWPFFTVLMKFLGFIGVALVVIILLAIPQIQYRADPKGYFLKVDDYDAYLEQEKANS from the coding sequence ATGGATGCATTACTGAATTTTTTGTTAGGTATTTGGGATTATTTTGCACAAAATATTCTAACAAAACCAGCATTTCTAATTGGTTTTATTGTGTTACTTGGATATATTCTTTTGAAAAAGCCATTGTATGAAAGTGTTGCGGGTTTCTTGAAGGCTACTGTCGGATATTTAATTTTATCGGTTGGCTCTGGTGGGCTGGTAAATAACTTTCGACCAATTTTAGTTGGGTTAAAAGAACGCTTCAATTTAGATGCGATGGTTACTGATCCATATTTTGGGCAAAACGCAGTGACTGCAGGAATTGAAGAAACATTTGGACGTACTTTCGGGGATACGATGCTACTATTGCTGATTGCTTTTGTGTTTAATATCTTATTAGTTCGTTTTAAAAAATATACGAAATTACGTGCTGTATTTACAACAGGTAATGTACAAGTACAACAAGCTGCAACTGCATTTTGGTTATTATTATTTTGTTTTCCTGAATTAGGTAGAATTGAAGTTTTACTAGTGATGGGATTAATTTTAGGATGCTATTGGGCAGTCGGTTCGAATTTGACAGTAGGGATTTGTCAAGATTTAACAGAAGGGGCTGGCTTTGCAATTGCGCATCAACAAATGTTTGGCTTATATTTCTTTGCTCGTTTATCAGAGCGCTTTAAGAAGAATAAAAGTAATCGTAAATTAGAAGATGTTGAATTGCCAGGATTTTTATCGATATTCAATGAAAATATGGTTGCTACATCAGTATTAATGATTTTCTTCTTTGGTATTATCCTGTTGACATTGGGACAAAATTACTTAATTGATGCTGGTTTTATGGTTGAAGGTCAAAGTTTCTTATTTTATATATTAGAAACATCGCTAATGTTTGCAGTGTATTTAGCAATTTTGCAATTAGGTGTTCGAACCTTTGTATCGGAACTGACCGAGTCATTCCAAGGAATTTCCAATACAATTTTACCAGGTGCTGTTCCAGGAATTGATATCGCCGCAACGTTCGGTTTTGGCTCTCCTAATGCTGTAACAATTGGTTTCTTATTTGGTGCGTTAGGTCAATTTATCACAATTTTACTTTTGATTTTAATTAAATCACCAACAGTCGTTATTGCTGGATTTATTCCGTTGTTTTTTGATAACGCAGCGATTGCAGTGTTTGCCAATAATCGTGGAGGGATTAAAGCTGCTATTATCTTCCCGTTCATTTCAGGAATCATTCAAATTGCTGGTTCAGCTTTGATTGCAACTTGGGTAGGTTTGGCACCATATGGCGGTTATCTCGGCATGCTTGATTGGGCAACGGTATGGCCATTCTTTACAGTATTAATGAAGTTCTTAGGATTTATTGGTGTTGCATTAGTAGTAATTATTTTACTAGCTATACCACAGATTCAATATCGTGCCGATCCAAAAGGTTATTTCTTAAAAGTGGATGATTACGATGCGTATTTGGAACAAGAAAAAGCAAATTCATAA
- a CDS encoding PTS sugar transporter subunit IIA — protein MLRYFYDNQLIKIMDKQPKNWEEAIRFSGEILKEHHLITDQYIEDIIRDCHEYGPYIVIIPDVAMPHSSAESSGVLGTGIGFTIMQKRVSFEEGNPEKDAKLFFTLAAKDADSHMKNIANLSELLMMEDMVPDLLTIETLRDFERIMEKHGM, from the coding sequence ATGCTTCGTTACTTTTATGACAACCAATTAATCAAAATTATGGATAAGCAACCCAAAAATTGGGAAGAAGCTATTCGATTTAGTGGTGAGATTTTAAAGGAACATCATTTGATTACTGATCAATATATTGAAGATATTATTCGAGATTGTCATGAATATGGACCGTACATTGTCATTATTCCAGATGTAGCAATGCCACATTCTTCTGCTGAAAGTTCAGGGGTTCTTGGGACAGGAATTGGTTTTACAATCATGCAAAAACGAGTTTCTTTTGAGGAAGGCAATCCCGAAAAAGATGCTAAATTATTTTTCACACTAGCTGCTAAAGATGCTGATTCACATATGAAAAATATTGCGAATTTATCTGAACTTTTAATGATGGAGGATATGGTACCAGATTTGTTGACAATTGAAACACTTAGAGATTTTGAAAGAATCATGGAAAAACACGGAATGTAA
- the ulaG gene encoding L-ascorbate 6-phosphate lactonase produces MAHVDNVTRESWILSTFPEWGTYLNEEIERTVVKEGTVSMWWLGCTGIWLKSAGTTNILCDLWTGTGKQTHGNGMMKKGHQMMRMSGVQNMQPNLRTQPFVIDPFAVKDVDALVVTHIHSDHLDINTAAAVHQNCPKAKFIGPLEVVNTWLKWGIPKEKTIIVKPNDKVQIQDITIVALEAFDRTALVTESDPNVLLSGKMPKNMDLIAVNYLFETSGGNIYHAGDSHYSNMFAKHGNEHTIDVCLGAYGENPRGITDKVTSVDMLRMAESLNAKVVIPVHYDIWANFMADPKEITEIWKLKKDRLKYQFKPYIWQVGGQFIYPTNKDDMEFNFYRGFDDVFTIENDTPFPSFL; encoded by the coding sequence ATGGCACATGTTGATAATGTAACAAGAGAAAGTTGGATTTTATCTACGTTTCCTGAATGGGGAACGTATCTAAATGAAGAGATTGAGCGTACGGTAGTTAAAGAAGGAACTGTTTCAATGTGGTGGTTAGGGTGTACGGGAATTTGGTTAAAAAGTGCGGGTACAACCAACATTTTATGTGACCTTTGGACTGGAACTGGGAAACAAACACATGGGAATGGCATGATGAAAAAAGGTCATCAAATGATGCGCATGAGTGGTGTACAAAATATGCAACCCAACTTACGTACCCAACCATTTGTAATTGATCCTTTTGCAGTGAAAGATGTTGATGCATTAGTAGTCACGCATATTCATTCTGATCATTTAGATATTAATACTGCAGCAGCTGTGCATCAGAATTGTCCAAAAGCCAAATTTATTGGTCCGCTAGAAGTAGTCAATACTTGGTTGAAATGGGGGATTCCCAAAGAAAAGACGATTATCGTAAAACCAAACGATAAAGTACAAATACAAGATATTACTATTGTAGCATTAGAAGCTTTTGACCGAACTGCATTAGTGACTGAATCAGATCCTAATGTATTGTTAAGTGGAAAAATGCCAAAAAATATGGACTTGATTGCAGTCAATTATTTATTTGAAACATCAGGTGGGAATATCTACCATGCTGGGGATTCTCATTATTCCAACATGTTTGCAAAGCATGGTAACGAACATACTATTGACGTGTGTTTAGGTGCATATGGTGAAAATCCTCGTGGAATTACAGATAAAGTAACTTCAGTAGATATGTTACGCATGGCTGAATCATTAAATGCTAAAGTAGTCATTCCCGTACACTATGATATTTGGGCAAATTTTATGGCAGATCCTAAAGAAATAACTGAAATTTGGAAGTTAAAAAAAGATCGTTTGAAATATCAATTTAAACCGTACATTTGGCAAGTCGGTGGTCAATTTATTTATCCAACAAATAAAGATGATATGGAGTTTAATTTCTATCGTGGTTTTGATGATGTCTTTACGATTGAAAATGATACACCATTTCCATCGTTCTTATAG
- a CDS encoding DeoR/GlpR family DNA-binding transcription regulator, whose amino-acid sequence MKRSNEEVQARRNQLLERIKELKITDAKTLSQEFAVSEMTIRRDCTVLSEMNQIKISFGKIEIQNAEMYDQDNADSMAHIKARLAKEAATFISDHDTVFINTSSTAIQSLSYTTDKTINVLTNNTKIIHMNHHPQSTIILSGGEIRYPKEALFGDIAMESFSNARSDVTIIGCSGLDLKTGISTSVIHEARINTKMIENSGKLILVADYRKIGKSSNFTIGNITDIDVLITDIYSDKKVLDEIEKLGVQIIQLPF is encoded by the coding sequence ATGAAGCGATCCAATGAAGAAGTTCAAGCACGAAGAAATCAACTATTAGAGCGAATTAAAGAATTGAAAATAACTGATGCCAAAACACTTAGTCAAGAATTTGCAGTATCTGAGATGACTATTCGTAGAGACTGTACAGTTTTAAGTGAAATGAATCAAATCAAGATATCTTTTGGTAAGATTGAAATTCAAAATGCTGAAATGTATGACCAAGACAATGCAGATTCTATGGCACACATCAAAGCTCGTCTAGCAAAAGAAGCGGCTACATTTATTTCTGATCACGACACAGTTTTCATCAATACCAGTAGCACTGCCATTCAATCACTGTCATATACTACTGATAAAACAATCAATGTACTGACAAATAACACAAAAATTATCCATATGAACCATCATCCTCAATCAACGATTATTCTTAGCGGTGGCGAAATTCGCTACCCCAAAGAAGCTTTATTCGGTGATATTGCGATGGAATCTTTTAGCAATGCCCGATCAGACGTAACTATTATCGGATGTAGTGGTTTAGATTTAAAAACGGGTATTTCTACATCAGTCATTCATGAAGCACGAATTAATACTAAAATGATTGAAAATTCAGGTAAGTTAATTTTAGTTGCTGATTATCGTAAAATTGGCAAATCATCAAATTTTACAATTGGTAATATCACGGACATTGATGTATTGATTACTGATATTTATTCTGATAAAAAAGTGCTTGATGAGATAGAAAAACTTGGAGTCCAAATTATTCAATTGCCATTTTAA
- a CDS encoding glycoside hydrolase family 13 protein → MRSTWWKDAVIYQVYPKSFKDTNNDGIGDLKGIQEKLPYLKELGIDAIWISPVYLSPQIDNGYDIADYYQIDPMFGSNEDMDDLIAAAHAQEIKIIMDFVANHTSDQCVWFQESRKSKDNPYSDFYMWKDAGPNREVPNNWGSSFGGPAWTWDESRQQYYLHYYAKEQPDLNWENPKVRETIYEMMHYWKKKGIDGWRMDVITSISKDLDFPDNEIPFAKNNQHNGPRMHEFIHEMNQRVLTPLDMMSVGEAPAAKASNAHLLVDPKREELDMVFTFEHMHIDRKKGDVNGRWALQAPDIVALKNIMSEWQENLRDRGWNALYFANHDRARIVSRWGNDREYHYESATAYATILHGQQGTPYVYQGEEIGMTNPKFELEEYVDIELRGNYEHFVEDQQTISKKDFLDAVHKVSRDNARTPMQWNNKKNAGFSEADPWFKVNPDYTEINVEKDLTSEKSIFRYYQKLIALRHQEEILKEGTYRLLLPEHPAIFAYERQLDEQKWLVVANLSEYTHDVAELFDDVQVYRFVIQNKERETVTDALRPYESFIIQVVE, encoded by the coding sequence ATGCGAAGTACATGGTGGAAAGATGCAGTTATTTATCAAGTGTATCCGAAAAGTTTTAAAGACACAAACAATGACGGTATTGGAGATTTAAAAGGAATTCAAGAAAAGTTACCGTATCTAAAAGAATTAGGGATTGATGCGATTTGGATTAGTCCAGTGTACCTGTCTCCTCAAATTGACAATGGCTATGATATTGCAGATTATTATCAAATTGATCCAATGTTTGGATCAAATGAAGATATGGATGATTTGATTGCTGCGGCTCATGCACAAGAGATTAAAATTATTATGGATTTTGTGGCAAATCATACATCGGATCAATGTGTTTGGTTCCAAGAAAGCCGGAAGTCAAAAGACAATCCATATAGTGATTTTTATATGTGGAAAGATGCTGGACCAAACCGTGAGGTACCCAACAACTGGGGTTCTAGTTTTGGTGGACCTGCTTGGACTTGGGATGAGTCTCGTCAGCAATACTATCTACACTATTATGCGAAAGAACAACCAGATTTGAATTGGGAAAATCCCAAAGTTCGTGAAACAATTTATGAAATGATGCATTATTGGAAGAAAAAAGGAATTGATGGTTGGCGTATGGACGTGATTACATCTATTTCAAAAGATTTGGATTTTCCAGATAATGAAATTCCGTTTGCGAAGAACAATCAACATAACGGGCCACGTATGCATGAATTTATTCATGAAATGAACCAACGTGTGCTGACCCCCCTAGATATGATGAGTGTAGGGGAGGCACCCGCTGCTAAAGCATCGAATGCCCATTTATTAGTGGATCCAAAACGAGAAGAGTTGGATATGGTCTTTACCTTTGAACATATGCATATTGATCGTAAAAAAGGAGACGTGAACGGTCGGTGGGCACTGCAAGCCCCTGATATTGTGGCACTGAAGAACATCATGAGTGAATGGCAGGAGAACTTACGTGATCGTGGATGGAACGCTTTGTATTTTGCCAACCATGACCGTGCAAGAATTGTTTCTAGATGGGGGAATGATAGGGAATATCATTATGAATCAGCGACTGCTTATGCGACAATTCTTCACGGGCAACAAGGCACGCCTTATGTTTACCAAGGGGAAGAAATTGGGATGACCAATCCGAAATTTGAATTGGAAGAGTATGTAGATATTGAGCTGCGTGGTAATTATGAACATTTTGTAGAAGATCAACAGACGATTTCAAAAAAGGATTTTTTGGATGCGGTACACAAGGTGAGTCGTGACAATGCACGTACACCTATGCAATGGAATAATAAAAAAAATGCTGGGTTCTCAGAAGCAGATCCGTGGTTTAAAGTAAATCCAGATTATACAGAAATAAATGTAGAAAAAGATCTTACCTCAGAGAAATCTATTTTCCGCTACTATCAAAAATTGATTGCGTTGCGTCATCAAGAAGAAATCTTGAAAGAGGGAACGTATAGATTGTTACTCCCTGAACATCCAGCAATTTTTGCTTATGAACGTCAGCTGGATGAACAAAAATGGTTAGTGGTTGCAAACCTATCAGAATATACACATGATGTGGCAGAGCTTTTTGATGATGTGCAGGTCTATCGCTTTGTCATTCAAAATAAAGAAAGAGAAACAGTGACAGATGCTTTACGTCCATATGAAAGCTTTATTATACAAGTAGTAGAGTAA
- a CDS encoding PTS system mannose/fructose/sorbose family transporter subunit IID, producing the protein MGKMTNQTSQTTNEKKLLKQLYWRSFTLYAAVTPSKQGASGFSYAVQPFLDTFYKGNEEGRKEAMVRQMSYFNTNVAMYPFILGIVASMEKENSEKEDFNEESINAIKTSLMGPLAGIGDSVFWGVLRTLSAGIAVGLAQAGNVFAPIVFLLLFNLPVQILRFKGGQLGYSLGSSYISSLYENGLINILTKAASIVGLAMVGAMTSQMVNLEIVWNMTMDGEVVMNIQEMLDQIFVGLIPLVITLFSFYLLKKKIVSINVLIFGMIILGIVLALLGIA; encoded by the coding sequence ATGGGAAAAATGACGAATCAAACATCACAAACAACCAATGAAAAGAAATTATTGAAACAATTGTACTGGCGTTCATTTACACTGTATGCAGCAGTTACTCCTTCTAAACAAGGGGCTTCAGGTTTTTCTTATGCAGTGCAACCATTCTTGGATACCTTCTATAAAGGGAACGAAGAGGGAAGAAAAGAAGCGATGGTGCGTCAAATGTCTTACTTTAATACTAACGTAGCGATGTATCCTTTTATTTTGGGAATTGTGGCTTCTATGGAGAAAGAAAACAGTGAAAAAGAAGACTTTAATGAAGAATCTATCAATGCAATTAAAACAAGTTTGATGGGACCTTTAGCAGGTATCGGAGATTCTGTTTTCTGGGGTGTCTTACGCACGTTATCTGCCGGGATTGCTGTAGGATTGGCACAGGCAGGCAATGTCTTTGCACCGATTGTGTTTTTGTTACTTTTCAATTTACCAGTACAAATTTTACGTTTTAAAGGTGGACAATTAGGCTATTCTCTAGGTTCTTCTTATATTTCTAGCCTGTATGAAAATGGCTTGATTAATATTTTAACAAAAGCAGCAAGTATTGTCGGTCTTGCGATGGTTGGTGCGATGACGAGTCAAATGGTCAATCTTGAAATTGTCTGGAATATGACAATGGATGGCGAAGTAGTCATGAATATTCAAGAGATGCTTGATCAAATTTTTGTAGGTCTTATTCCGTTGGTGATTACCTTATTTAGCTTTTACCTATTGAAGAAGAAAATTGTAAGTATCAACGTATTGATTTTTGGAATGATTATTTTAGGAATTGTTTTGGCACTCTTAGGAATTGCCTAG
- a CDS encoding PTS mannose/fructose/sorbose/N-acetylgalactosamine transporter subunit IIC → MLIEAIIVALIVFLTVGGQELLGFTMLGRPIVIGPLLGLLLGDIETGLLIGAALETIFMGVINIGGASSAEPGLAAALATAFAINMNAGVEVAIPIAVPLGIIGLQVKTLLYVAVVGPFAAKFDAMAKEGNSKGIARLHFGLWGLQWFIYSLIPFFAILFGSTATQRVLEQIPEVIVHGLSIAGNLLPAVGMAMLLNILWDKGVAVYYFLGFILIAYFQTPLIAVAVIALIIAIVSASRDLDLKEIKKQLSTAPTGPSTSKNKADIEVDEFFK, encoded by the coding sequence ATGTTAATAGAAGCTATTATTGTGGCACTTATCGTTTTCCTGACGGTAGGTGGTCAAGAACTTTTAGGATTTACAATGTTGGGGCGTCCGATTGTCATTGGTCCATTATTAGGTTTATTACTTGGAGATATCGAAACAGGATTATTAATTGGAGCAGCGTTAGAAACTATTTTTATGGGTGTGATTAATATTGGTGGAGCAAGCTCCGCTGAACCTGGATTAGCAGCAGCACTTGCGACAGCTTTTGCCATCAATATGAATGCTGGTGTTGAAGTGGCTATTCCAATTGCTGTCCCACTAGGAATTATTGGTTTACAAGTCAAAACTTTATTGTACGTTGCTGTTGTAGGACCATTTGCGGCGAAATTCGATGCAATGGCAAAAGAAGGAAACAGTAAAGGAATTGCCCGTTTGCACTTTGGTTTGTGGGGATTGCAGTGGTTCATATATTCATTGATTCCATTTTTTGCTATTTTATTTGGTTCAACGGCTACACAACGCGTGCTAGAGCAAATACCTGAAGTGATTGTTCATGGGTTAAGTATTGCTGGAAATCTATTGCCTGCTGTGGGAATGGCTATGCTTTTGAATATTTTATGGGACAAGGGTGTGGCGGTTTATTACTTCTTAGGTTTTATTTTGATTGCTTACTTCCAAACACCACTGATTGCAGTGGCTGTAATCGCTTTAATTATTGCAATTGTGAGTGCAAGTCGTGACTTAGACTTGAAAGAAATCAAAAAGCAATTGAGCACAGCGCCAACAGGACCTTCTACTTCAAAAAATAAAGCGGATATTGAAGTGGATGAATTTTTCAAATAA
- a CDS encoding PTS mannose/fructose/sorbose transporter subunit IIAB: protein MKKFVIASHAKMAQGIQSTLELFVGRELDVTYMCAYVEGELEIEKQIEVFFADLKEDDQAVIFTDMFGGSVNQKMTVAAQGKENVFIVAGFNLPVVIEVIFGAEVYTKEIIQALVENGKNAMTFVGAPEEIKEEAPIATQETANESVEEVVAFTGTLPTTLRVDERLIHGQIAMVWSRELNLHGILVANDEVAKNETQQMALKMAVPAGINVLIRSIDDIATILKDPRAQSKRLLVLVRTVGDALRLAEKVPNMKYINIGNVGKSVEGKKETLTQFVMLTAKEKESLVELVKIYPETALQNVPSDRKELATSFIK, encoded by the coding sequence ATGAAAAAGTTTGTAATCGCTTCACATGCAAAGATGGCACAAGGGATTCAAAGCACATTGGAATTATTTGTAGGAAGAGAATTAGATGTAACTTATATGTGTGCATACGTAGAAGGTGAGCTGGAGATTGAGAAGCAAATCGAAGTATTTTTTGCTGATTTGAAAGAAGACGATCAAGCGGTGATTTTTACGGATATGTTTGGCGGTAGTGTGAATCAGAAGATGACAGTGGCAGCACAAGGAAAAGAAAATGTCTTCATTGTAGCAGGATTTAATCTACCTGTAGTGATTGAAGTGATTTTTGGTGCAGAGGTTTATACAAAAGAAATTATTCAAGCGTTGGTTGAAAATGGAAAAAATGCGATGACGTTTGTTGGTGCACCGGAAGAAATAAAAGAAGAAGCACCGATTGCTACACAAGAAACAGCAAATGAATCGGTTGAAGAAGTAGTGGCATTTACTGGAACGTTACCAACAACCTTGCGCGTGGATGAGCGATTGATTCATGGACAAATTGCGATGGTTTGGTCAAGAGAGTTAAATTTACATGGGATTTTAGTTGCTAATGATGAGGTCGCAAAAAATGAAACACAACAAATGGCATTAAAAATGGCTGTACCAGCAGGAATCAATGTGTTGATTCGTTCGATTGATGATATAGCTACTATTTTGAAAGATCCTCGTGCACAATCGAAACGATTGTTGGTTTTAGTTCGTACAGTAGGAGATGCGCTAAGACTTGCAGAGAAAGTGCCAAATATGAAATACATCAATATTGGAAATGTTGGAAAATCAGTAGAAGGTAAAAAAGAAACGTTAACACAATTTGTTATGTTGACTGCTAAAGAAAAGGAAAGTCTTGTTGAATTGGTTAAAATTTATCCAGAGACTGCTTTACAAAATGTACCATCTGATAGAAAAGAATTAGCAACATCATTTATTAAGTAG
- a CDS encoding LacI family DNA-binding transcriptional regulator — MPTMNDVAKLAGVSRGTVSNYVNGVKVKESSQKKIQSAIEQLNYIPNIMARELKMNRSNLVVFIIPSTRTPFFAELTHKMQQALREENFKMLLCNSNNEIKEELEYIQMAKEQKVAGIITISYSDLAPYIMTELPIVSIEKRLSETIPCISADNYSGGKLAAQKLVEKGSKNLLVITRSTYKTEVNYGQRVTGVIDYCEQEGVSYTLFDSRTHEEEFYPELADYIGGLARKGFPYDGIFAVADQYADFCLNILESAKYEIPKDIQIIGFDGGRMYPEQQRFVSSIRQPISEIVQQSVHSLQLILQNKEKKVYQTQYLPVDYLEGITTRRM; from the coding sequence ATGCCGACAATGAATGATGTAGCGAAATTAGCAGGAGTTTCACGAGGAACAGTCTCGAACTATGTTAATGGAGTGAAGGTAAAAGAAAGCTCTCAAAAAAAAATTCAATCGGCTATTGAGCAATTGAATTATATCCCCAATATAATGGCAAGAGAATTGAAAATGAATCGTTCGAATTTAGTTGTTTTTATTATTCCGTCGACACGAACCCCTTTCTTTGCGGAATTAACACATAAGATGCAGCAAGCGTTACGAGAAGAAAATTTCAAGATGTTGCTGTGCAATTCCAACAATGAAATTAAAGAAGAACTAGAGTATATTCAAATGGCGAAGGAACAGAAAGTGGCAGGAATTATCACCATTTCTTATAGTGATTTGGCACCGTATATAATGACTGAATTACCGATTGTCTCGATTGAAAAAAGGTTGTCAGAAACAATTCCTTGTATCTCAGCTGATAATTATAGTGGTGGTAAATTAGCTGCACAAAAGTTAGTGGAGAAGGGATCAAAAAATCTGTTAGTGATTACGAGAAGTACTTATAAAACAGAAGTCAATTATGGGCAACGAGTAACGGGGGTTATTGATTATTGTGAACAAGAAGGTGTATCGTACACACTTTTTGATTCAAGAACACATGAAGAAGAATTTTATCCAGAGCTAGCGGACTATATTGGAGGTTTAGCACGGAAAGGTTTTCCTTATGACGGTATTTTTGCAGTTGCCGATCAATACGCAGATTTTTGCTTAAATATTTTAGAAAGTGCGAAGTATGAAATACCAAAGGACATACAAATTATTGGTTTTGATGGAGGACGGATGTATCCTGAACAACAACGCTTTGTTTCATCCATTCGTCAACCGATTTCAGAGATTGTCCAACAAAGTGTTCATAGTTTACAGTTAATCTTACAAAATAAGGAAAAGAAAGTCTATCAGACCCAATATTTACCTGTTGATTACCTTGAAGGTATCACGACCCGAAGAATGTAG